From the genome of Thiomicrorhabdus indica:
TCGATTTAAGTGAAACACCTAGAGTTTCATCAGGCATGACAGAGTTGGATCGTGTTTTGGGCGGCGGCGTTGTTCCAGGGTCGGTGGTATTAATCGGTGGCGATCCAGGTGTTGGTAAATCCTCTATTTTGTTACAAGTCATGTGTTATTTGAGTACACAAATGAATGCGCTTTATGTGACCGGTGAAGAATCTTTACAACAGGTTGCGGCGCGAGCAAAGCGTATGGGCTTGCCTGATGAAAAGCTTCGGCTGTTGACAGAAACCGATGTAGAAGCGATTACCATTGCTGCGCAAAAAGAGCAGCCAAAAGTCATGGTGGTGGATTCTATTCAAACCATGCAGCTTGCTGAGGTAAACACTGCCGCTGGTGGCGTATCGCAGGTTAGAGAAAGTGCAGCTTTCTTAACCCGATTTGCAAAACAACATAATATTGCTGTGTTTTTAGTGGGTCATGTCACGAAATCCGGTGAAGTTGCCGGGCCGCGAGTGTTAGAGCATATTGTTGATTCGGTTCTATTTTTAGAAGGCCAGTCGGATAGTCGTTTTAGGACATTGCGCGCGATGAAAAACCGTTTCGGCGCGGTGAATGAGTTAGGTGTCTTTGCTATGACTGAAAAAGGCATGAAGCAGATTAAAAATCCGTCTGCGATTTTTTTGAGTCGAGGAGATGAACCTGCACCTGGATCGGTTGTGATGGTGATTTGGGAGGGATCTCGACCTTTACTCGTTGAGATCCAAGCGTTGGTTGATGACTCCCCATATGGGGCGCCCAAGCGTGTTGCAGTCGGGTTGGATCAAACTCGAATTGCGATGCTATTGGCTGTCATGCATCGTCATGGAGGCATTCAAGCTGGCGACCAAGATGTTTATGCGAATGTTGTTGGCGGTGTCAAGGTTTCTGAAACCAGTGCCGATTTAGCTTTACTGTGTGCCATTCTCTCAAGTATGCGTAATCAAGCAATTGATAGCTCTACGATTATATTTGGAGAAGTCGGACTTGCAGGAGAAATTCGCCCAGTGCCGAGTGGTCAAGAAAGATTGTTTGAAGCAGTGAAACATGGATTTACACGAGCAATTGTTCCGATTGCGAATGTACCCAAAGGTGGGATTCCAAATGTACAAATTACTGGCGTTAAAACTTTGCAACAAGCTTTAGATGCAATCTGATTTGCATGTTTTTGTGGTGTAATCAATTTTTCGCGATTTATAAAAA
Proteins encoded in this window:
- the radA gene encoding DNA repair protein RadA — protein: MAKSKVAYVCTECGAEYAQWQGQCTACKAWNTLKEIKLGSAKSSAAKKAAKGYAGEADNQVKSIHDVDLSETPRVSSGMTELDRVLGGGVVPGSVVLIGGDPGVGKSSILLQVMCYLSTQMNALYVTGEESLQQVAARAKRMGLPDEKLRLLTETDVEAITIAAQKEQPKVMVVDSIQTMQLAEVNTAAGGVSQVRESAAFLTRFAKQHNIAVFLVGHVTKSGEVAGPRVLEHIVDSVLFLEGQSDSRFRTLRAMKNRFGAVNELGVFAMTEKGMKQIKNPSAIFLSRGDEPAPGSVVMVIWEGSRPLLVEIQALVDDSPYGAPKRVAVGLDQTRIAMLLAVMHRHGGIQAGDQDVYANVVGGVKVSETSADLALLCAILSSMRNQAIDSSTIIFGEVGLAGEIRPVPSGQERLFEAVKHGFTRAIVPIANVPKGGIPNVQITGVKTLQQALDAI